The following are encoded together in the Brassica napus cultivar Da-Ae chromosome A9, Da-Ae, whole genome shotgun sequence genome:
- the LOC111200633 gene encoding uncharacterized protein LOC111200633, with protein MAKWSAIVLIMMTVIAIAVTAEAKYDINVWLKCFRKCSQPCKPHDGDCFERCKIQCGGPNPPHGFPRY; from the coding sequence ATGGCAAAATGGAGTGCGATAGTTTTAATAATGATGACGGTGATTGCTATTGCGGTCACAGCAGAAGCAAAATATGACATAAACGTGTGGCTTAAATGTTTTCGCAAATGTTCTCAACCTTGTAAGCCTCACGATGGTGATTGTTTTGAACGTTGTAAAATTCAATGTGGTGGCCCAAACCCTCCTCACGGTTTCCCACGGTATTAG
- the LOC106408796 gene encoding LOW QUALITY PROTEIN: probable protein phosphatase 2C 58 (The sequence of the model RefSeq protein was modified relative to this genomic sequence to represent the inferred CDS: inserted 1 base in 1 codon) → MTGREILHKMKLKAGFCGSETGRGKSRTWKNISHGFHFVKGKSNHPMEDYVVSEFKKVDNHDLGLFAIFDGHLGHDVAKYLQTNLFDNILKEKDFWTDMDKAIRNAYISTDAFILEQSLKLGKGGSTAVTGILIDGQKLVVANVGDSRAVMSKNGVASQLSVDHEPSKEQKEIESRGGFVSNIPGDVPRVDGQLAVARAFGDKSLKIHLRXPDITHQTIDDETEFIVFASDGIWKVMSNQEAVDAIRSIKDPHEAAKELIEEAISRKSKDDISCIVVRF, encoded by the exons ATGACAGGCAGAGAAATTCTCCATAAGATGAAG CTGAAGGCTGGATTCTGCGGATCTGAAACGGGCAGAGGTAAAAGCAGGACGTGGAAGAACATCTCCCACGGTTTTCACTTTGTCAAGGGCAAATCAAACCATCCCATGGAGGACTACGTTGTGTCTGAGTTCAAAAAAGTGGACAACCACGATTTGGGTTTGTTTGCCATCTTTGACGGTCACTTGGGACATGACGTGGCCAAGTACTTGCAgaccaatctttttgacaacatACTCAAAGAG AAAGATTTTTGGACTGATATGGACAAGGCTATAAGGAATGCATACATATCAACAGATGCTTTTATATTAGAGCAGTCACTTAAACTTGGCAAAGGTGGCTCAACTGCTGTTACTGGAATTCTGATTGATGGGCAAAAGCTAGTGGTTGCTAACGTTGGAGACTCACGGGCGGTGATGTCAAAGAATGGTGTTGCATCTCAGCTCTCGGTTGATCACGAACCAAGCAAGGAGCAAAAGGAAATAGAGAGCCGTGGCGGCTTTGTGTCCAATATTCCAG GGGACGTACCAAGAGTTGATGGACAACTAGCGGTTGCGAGGGCGTTTGGAGATAAGAGCTTAAAGATACATCTGA AACCAGACATAACACACCAGACCATCGATGATGAGACCGAGTTCATTGTTTTCGCGAGTGATGGAATTTGGAAG GTGATGTCAAACCAAGAAGCTGTGGACGCGATCAGAAGCATAAAAGATCCACATGAGGCAGCCAAGGAGTTGATAGAAGAAGCAATCTCTAGGAAAAGCAAAGATGACATCTCCTGTATCGTTGTAAGATTCTAG